CTCGATGGGGGTCTTCGAACGGTCGGAATGCGCGAGCTCAATCTCGCGATCCTCGACTTCGGCCAATAACCCCAAACCGTCCATGTCGGCCACCACGCGTTCGCGCGCGACTGCCATCTTGAGCCCCTGGTAGGGGCCCGCATGAGCGTTGAGAGTGCCGTCGTTGTTCAGGATATTGATCATCGGCAGCGATTGCCGCAGGCCGACTTCATAGTCGTTGGGATCGTGAGCCGGAGTGATCTTTACGCAACCGCTTCCCATCTCGGGCTTGGCCCAGGGGTCTGCGACCAATGGGATCTCGCGGTTCAATAGCGGCAGCGTTAGCTTTCGTCCCGCCACGGCCATGTCGCGCAGTTGCACCAACAGCGGCAGCACTGTGCGGCGGCGTTCGGCAAGTTGCTCGATCTGCACTTTGATTTCGGGCTGCTGTTTTTCACTGGCCTCGGCCAGCTTGACGCGTAGCTCGGCTTCGACGGCGTCCAGGGCCGCGGTCGGATCGGGATGCACAGCCACGGCCGTGTCGCCGAGCATCGTTTCGGGGCGCGTGGTGGCAATCGTCACATGCGTCGGCTCGCCTGGGCGAGGGTCGCGCACGGGGTATTTCAAGTGCCAGAAGTGACCAGCCACGGTCTCGTGAAAGACTTCGTCATCGCTGACGGCCGTTTGCAGAAAGGTGTCCCAGTTCACCAATCGCCGACCGCGATAG
Above is a window of Pirellulales bacterium DNA encoding:
- a CDS encoding class I tRNA ligase family protein, encoding MSTTSQQELPKQYNHAGPEQRWYRFWEEQKYFHSEPDPRRKPYTIVIPPPNVTGALHLGHALNNTIQDILIRSKRMQGFNTLWMPGTDHAGIATQAVVERRLLQEEKKSRHDLGRDNLVARIWDWKNDYERRILGQLKRLGCSCDWQRARFTLDDVCARAVRHTFFGFFKAGLIYRGRRLVNWDTFLQTAVSDDEVFHETVAGHFWHLKYPVRDPRPGEPTHVTIATTRPETMLGDTAVAVHPDPTAALDAVEAELRVKLAEASEKQQPEIKVQIEQLAERRRTVLPLLVQLRDMAVAGRKLTLPLLNREIPLVADPWAKPEMGSGCVKITPAHDPNDYEVGLRQSLPMINILNNDGTLNAHAGPYQGLKMAVARERVVADMDGLGLLAEVEDREIELAHSDRSKTPIE